Proteins from a genomic interval of Clostridium scatologenes:
- a CDS encoding tyrosine recombinase XerC — MKYNIASIRNNTLPQSLIDFSNYLETIKGKSQNTIKGYKIDLTMFFRFLKIYKGLINDETLDFEEIPIADIDNSILRKITLADLYAFLSFVEKYRKNSAYARARKVATLKSFFKFLSSRAKVIDENPAVDLESPKISKRNPTYLTLDESKSLLKAISGRNKERDYCIITLFLNCGLRLSELCSINISNIKGDILTVIGKGNKERTVYLNNACVKALNNYLKVRNENIDKIIDKDVLFISKNHTKMSKRAVEVMLKKHLISAELDSERYTPHKLRHTAATLMYKYGNVDIRSLQKILGHENVSTTQIYTHVDDEKLRDAVKLNPLSQENDE, encoded by the coding sequence ATGAAATATAATATAGCATCAATAAGGAACAATACTTTACCTCAAAGTTTAATAGATTTTTCAAACTATCTGGAAACGATAAAAGGTAAATCCCAAAACACAATAAAAGGTTATAAAATTGATTTGACCATGTTTTTTAGATTTTTAAAAATTTATAAAGGTTTAATCAATGATGAAACTCTTGATTTTGAAGAAATTCCTATAGCCGATATAGATAATTCCATTTTAAGAAAAATAACCTTAGCAGATCTTTATGCGTTTTTATCATTTGTAGAAAAATATAGAAAAAATAGTGCTTATGCTAGAGCAAGAAAAGTTGCTACATTAAAATCTTTTTTTAAATTCTTGAGCAGTAGAGCCAAAGTTATAGACGAAAATCCTGCTGTAGATTTGGAATCGCCTAAAATAAGCAAAAGAAACCCTACTTATCTTACTTTGGACGAAAGTAAATCTCTTTTAAAAGCCATATCTGGCAGAAATAAAGAAAGAGATTATTGTATAATAACTTTATTTCTAAATTGTGGTCTCAGACTTTCTGAGCTATGTAGTATTAATATTTCCAATATAAAAGGAGATATATTAACTGTTATAGGTAAAGGAAATAAAGAAAGAACTGTTTATTTAAACAATGCATGTGTTAAAGCGTTAAACAATTATTTGAAGGTTCGTAATGAAAATATAGATAAAATAATTGATAAAGATGTTCTTTTTATAAGTAAAAACCATACAAAAATGAGCAAAAGGGCTGTAGAGGTTATGCTAAAAAAACACTTAATTAGTGCAGAACTAGATTCAGAAAGGTATACTCCTCATAAATTAAGACACACAGCAGCAACACTTATGTATAAATATGGAAATGTGGATATAAGGAGTTTGCAAAAAATATTAGGTCACGAAAATGTATCTACTACTCAAATTTATACTCATGTAGATGATGAAAAATTGAGAGATGCTGTTAAACTGAACCCTTTAAGTCAAGAAAATGATGAATAA
- the miaA gene encoding tRNA (adenosine(37)-N6)-dimethylallyltransferase MiaA, which yields MKDLFILAGPTAVGKTDISIKLAQKLNGEIISADSMQIYKYMDIGSAKVTKEEMQNIPHHLIDIIEPNINFNVSEYKKMAEKEIESITSKNKLPMLVGGTGLYINSLIYNYDFTEASTDYEYRQYLHNLAEIEGKEYVHSLLKEVDAQSFNRLYPNDLKRVIRALEVYKLTGKTISEFNLENDIYDIPYNVYYFVLTMNREKLYERINMRVDIMLQNGLIEEVKKLNEMGYSAEMQSMKGIGYKEILYYLDNKISLDEAVYSIKKGSRNYAKRQLTWFRKDKRVIWIDKDKFNADNEIVDNIVDIFASLKNL from the coding sequence ATGAAGGATTTATTTATATTAGCAGGTCCCACAGCTGTAGGTAAAACTGATATATCCATAAAACTTGCTCAAAAACTAAATGGAGAAATAATATCTGCTGATTCTATGCAAATTTATAAATATATGGATATAGGTTCTGCAAAAGTTACAAAGGAAGAAATGCAAAATATACCTCATCATCTTATAGATATAATAGAACCTAATATAAATTTTAATGTTTCTGAATATAAAAAAATGGCAGAAAAAGAAATAGAGTCTATAACTTCTAAAAACAAATTACCTATGCTAGTTGGGGGAACTGGATTATATATTAATTCTTTAATTTACAACTATGATTTTACAGAAGCATCCACAGATTATGAATACAGACAATATCTTCATAATTTAGCTGAAATAGAAGGAAAAGAATATGTACATAGCTTGCTTAAGGAAGTAGATGCTCAATCTTTTAATAGGCTATATCCAAATGACTTAAAAAGAGTTATAAGAGCTTTAGAAGTTTATAAGCTCACGGGAAAAACCATAAGTGAATTTAATTTAGAAAATGATATATATGATATACCATATAATGTTTATTACTTTGTACTTACCATGAATAGAGAAAAGCTTTATGAAAGAATAAATATGAGAGTAGATATTATGCTTCAAAACGGATTGATAGAAGAAGTAAAAAAACTAAATGAAATGGGATATTCTGCCGAAATGCAGTCAATGAAAGGCATAGGATATAAGGAGATTTTATATTATTTAGATAATAAAATTTCTTTAGATGAAGCTGTATATTCTATAAAAAAAGGAAGCCGAAATTATGCCAAAAGGCAACTTACTTGGTTTAGAAAGGACAAAAGAGTTATTTGGATAGACAAAGATAAATTTAATGCGGATAATGAAATCGTAGATAATATAGTAGATATTTTTGCATCATTAAAGAATTTATAA
- a CDS encoding iron-containing alcohol dehydrogenase, with amino-acid sequence MSRFTLPRDIYFGENSLETLKTLKGKKAIVVVGGGSMKKFGFLQKVEKYLKEAGIEVKLIEGVEPDPSVETVMNGAKIMREFQPDWIVAIGGGSPIDAAKAMWIFYEYPDFTFEKAVIPFGIPDLRQKAKFIAIASTSGTATEVTAFSVITDYKAKIKYPLADFNLTPDIAIVDPALAQTMPPKLTAHTGMDALTHAIEAYVASERSYISDPLAIQAITMIQKFLIKSFEGNKKARDEMHIAQCLAGMAFSNALLGIAHSMAHKTGAVFHIPHGCANAIFLPYVIDFNKKICGDRYANISIALGFTGKTQDDLIDNLTDFVKTLNKKMNIPQTLKAYGIKEEDFNANLDLIAHNAMGDACTGSNPRAITELEMKKLFQCTFAGEKVDF; translated from the coding sequence ATGTCAAGATTTACATTACCAAGAGATATTTATTTCGGTGAAAATTCTTTAGAAACATTGAAAACGTTAAAAGGTAAAAAAGCTATAGTTGTTGTTGGTGGGGGATCAATGAAAAAATTTGGTTTTCTTCAAAAGGTTGAAAAATATTTAAAAGAAGCTGGTATCGAAGTTAAATTGATAGAGGGTGTTGAACCAGATCCATCAGTTGAAACCGTTATGAATGGGGCAAAAATTATGAGAGAATTCCAGCCAGACTGGATAGTTGCTATAGGTGGAGGATCGCCAATAGATGCAGCCAAGGCTATGTGGATATTCTATGAGTATCCTGACTTTACCTTTGAAAAAGCTGTTATTCCTTTTGGAATACCAGATTTAAGACAAAAAGCTAAATTTATAGCAATAGCATCTACAAGTGGAACAGCTACAGAAGTAACTGCTTTTTCAGTAATAACTGATTATAAAGCTAAAATAAAATATCCTTTAGCTGATTTTAATTTGACACCAGATATAGCTATAGTAGATCCAGCTCTTGCACAAACAATGCCGCCAAAATTAACAGCTCATACAGGTATGGACGCTTTAACTCATGCTATAGAGGCGTATGTTGCAAGTGAAAGATCATATATTTCAGATCCGCTTGCTATACAAGCAATAACTATGATACAAAAGTTTCTAATAAAATCTTTCGAAGGAAACAAAAAAGCTAGAGACGAAATGCATATAGCTCAGTGTTTGGCCGGAATGGCATTTTCAAATGCATTACTTGGAATAGCACACAGCATGGCTCATAAAACAGGTGCAGTATTTCATATACCACATGGATGTGCAAACGCTATATTCCTCCCTTATGTAATTGATTTTAACAAAAAAATATGTGGAGATAGATATGCAAATATATCTATAGCTTTAGGCTTTACTGGAAAAACGCAAGATGATCTAATAGATAATTTGACTGACTTTGTAAAAACTCTAAATAAGAAAATGAATATACCTCAAACATTGAAAGCGTATGGAATAAAAGAAGAAGATTTTAATGCAAATCTAGACCTTATAGCACATAATGCTATGGGAGATGCATGCACTGGATCGAATCCAAGAGCTATAACTGAACTAGAAATGAAGAAATTATTCCAATGTACATTTGCTGGAGAAAAGGTAGATTTCTAA
- a CDS encoding aminotransferase class I/II-fold pyridoxal phosphate-dependent enzyme, whose translation MIETTKQKLKDYYGINDKVIKLYEQTINDIKGEFLKYDEIREYNQLKVLNALQQERISDSHFTNSSGYGYGDIGRDSLDKVYARIFNCESALVRPHFVNGTHALGAALFGNLRPNDTMMCICGTPYDTLHNIIGINEKENIGSLKDFGINYKQVDLTCDGKFNYDKIKNELENDSSIRLIHIQRSTGYGWRKALLVSEIKEIIDFVKGIKPEVICFVDNCYGEFIDIQEPTDVGADLIAGSLIKNIGGGIAPTGGYIAGKEEYVTQASYRLTIPGIGGECGSTFGVMRLLYQGLFLAPHVAIEALKGALFCARIMELSGFEVLPSYKDKRSDIIQAIKFNNKENLINFCKGIQQGSPIDSFVQCEPWDMPGYEDQVIMAAGAFVQGSSIELSADAPIREPYIAYLQGGLTFDHAKIGILIALSKII comes from the coding sequence ATGATTGAAACAACAAAACAAAAGTTAAAGGATTATTATGGTATAAACGATAAAGTCATTAAACTTTATGAACAAACCATAAATGATATAAAAGGCGAATTTTTAAAATACGATGAGATAAGAGAATATAATCAATTAAAGGTTTTAAATGCACTACAACAGGAGAGAATAAGCGATTCGCATTTCACTAATTCTTCAGGATACGGATATGGAGATATAGGAAGAGATTCTTTGGATAAGGTTTATGCTAGAATATTCAACTGTGAAAGTGCATTAGTAAGACCTCATTTTGTAAATGGCACCCATGCTTTAGGAGCTGCTCTATTTGGAAACTTAAGACCAAATGATACTATGATGTGTATATGCGGTACACCTTATGATACATTGCATAATATTATTGGAATAAACGAAAAAGAGAATATAGGTTCTTTAAAAGACTTTGGAATAAATTATAAACAGGTTGATCTAACTTGTGACGGAAAATTCAACTATGATAAGATTAAAAATGAATTAGAAAATGATTCTAGTATTAGATTAATACATATACAAAGATCTACTGGTTACGGATGGAGAAAAGCTTTGTTGGTATCCGAAATTAAAGAAATAATAGATTTTGTAAAAGGTATAAAACCTGAAGTAATATGCTTTGTTGATAATTGTTATGGAGAATTTATAGATATACAAGAACCTACAGATGTTGGTGCTGACTTAATTGCAGGTTCTCTTATAAAAAACATAGGAGGGGGAATAGCACCAACGGGAGGATATATAGCTGGAAAAGAAGAATATGTTACACAAGCTTCTTATAGATTAACAATACCAGGAATAGGTGGAGAATGCGGTTCAACTTTTGGAGTTATGAGACTTTTATATCAAGGATTGTTCCTTGCACCACATGTAGCCATAGAAGCATTAAAAGGTGCTCTTTTCTGTGCAAGAATAATGGAACTTTCTGGATTTGAAGTGCTTCCATCTTATAAAGATAAAAGAAGCGATATAATACAAGCTATAAAATTTAATAATAAAGAAAATTTAATAAACTTCTGCAAAGGAATTCAACAAGGATCTCCTATAGACTCTTTTGTACAATGTGAACCATGGGATATGCCAGGTTATGAAGATCAAGTAATAATGGCAGCTGGTGCCTTTGTTCAAGGTTCTTCTATTGAGTTATCTGCAGATGCACCAATAAGAGAGCCTTATATAGCTTACCTTCAGGGGGGGCTTACTTTTGATCATGCTAAAATAGGCATATTGATTGCTCTTTCTAAAATAATTTAA
- the mutS gene encoding DNA mismatch repair protein MutS, with the protein MGLTPMMQQYLDAKEGCKDCILFFRLGDFYEMFFEDAEIASKELELVLTGRDCGLENRAPMCGIPYHAANSYISRLINKGYKVAICEQLEDPSQAKGIVKRGIIKVITPGTYTDASFLEENKNNYIMSLYLEKEKNMCALCFADVSTGEFNCTDMEFNLATLLDEISKYSPKEILTQDNLDEKIQKDIKERFSSSFTSLSEEFFILNSKELLSKQFSSFKEDDYSETLVKCSNGLLKYIVETQKTSLSHINCFNYYNVVDYMAIDINSRRNLELTETLRDKSKKGSLLWVMDRTNTAMGGRQLRKWIEQPLINNSSIKLRIDSVEELLNNLSVHEDLKEALKEIYDIERLVGKISSKNVNAKELISLKGSIKKIPIIKKILSNFETTLLHNMGVKLDELQDIYEILDKAIIDTPSISLKEGNLIKEGYNEEVDELKLAKAHGKDWIASLENSEREITGIKSLKVGYNKVFGYYIEVTKSNLSSIPEGRYIRKQTLANAERYITPSLKEMEDKILGAEEKLINLEYDIFIDVRDKIEKQVDRMQETAKIISEIDCLSSLATIALENNYCKPEISSKEDIYIEEGRHPVVEKMISSGSFISNDTVINTSDEQLLIITGPNMAGKSTYMRQVALIVLMAQIGSFVPAKKAVISVCDKIFTRIGASDDLAAGKSTFMVEMWEVSNILKNATNKSLILLDEVGRGTSTYDGLSIAWSVIEYICKNKKLKCKTLFATHYHELTKLESIIKGVKNYSVSVKEIGSDIVFLRKIVRGGADQSYGIEVAKLAGLPDKVIERAKEVLNSIENEKSNDIDVKEISNNNIQVGKEDMSHSQKEYISVDKDMTSKKIKNNNFTLKENKNVPLQMGFTDIGKDNLIKEISSLDVLSMTPMDGFNKLYDIIKRAKELD; encoded by the coding sequence TTGGGTTTAACTCCAATGATGCAGCAATATTTAGACGCAAAAGAAGGATGTAAGGACTGCATACTTTTTTTTAGATTAGGAGACTTTTACGAAATGTTCTTTGAGGATGCAGAAATAGCTTCTAAAGAATTGGAACTTGTACTCACAGGCAGGGATTGCGGACTGGAAAATAGGGCACCTATGTGTGGTATACCTTATCATGCTGCTAATAGTTATATAAGTAGATTAATAAATAAAGGGTATAAAGTTGCCATTTGTGAACAACTTGAAGATCCATCTCAAGCTAAAGGAATAGTTAAAAGGGGAATTATAAAAGTAATTACTCCCGGTACATATACAGATGCTTCTTTCTTAGAAGAAAATAAGAATAACTATATAATGTCTTTATACTTAGAAAAAGAAAAAAATATGTGTGCACTATGTTTTGCAGATGTGTCTACAGGAGAATTTAACTGCACAGATATGGAATTTAATTTAGCAACTTTGCTGGATGAAATTTCTAAGTATTCACCAAAGGAAATATTGACACAAGATAATTTAGATGAAAAGATACAAAAGGACATAAAGGAAAGATTTAGTTCATCCTTTACAAGTCTTTCTGAAGAGTTTTTTATTTTAAACTCAAAAGAATTGTTAAGCAAACAATTTAGCAGCTTTAAAGAAGATGATTATAGTGAAACTTTAGTCAAATGTTCAAATGGTCTTTTGAAATATATTGTTGAAACGCAAAAAACTTCATTATCGCATATTAACTGTTTTAATTATTATAATGTAGTAGACTATATGGCTATAGATATAAATTCTAGAAGAAATTTAGAATTAACTGAAACTTTACGTGATAAAAGTAAAAAAGGATCTCTTCTTTGGGTAATGGATAGAACAAACACAGCTATGGGAGGAAGGCAGCTTAGAAAATGGATAGAACAACCTTTAATAAATAATAGTTCAATAAAATTAAGGATTGATTCTGTAGAAGAGTTATTAAACAATTTATCTGTTCATGAAGATTTAAAGGAAGCTCTAAAAGAAATTTATGATATAGAAAGATTAGTTGGAAAAATATCTTCTAAAAACGTTAATGCAAAAGAATTGATATCTCTTAAGGGTTCCATAAAAAAAATACCAATTATTAAAAAAATACTTTCAAATTTTGAAACTACCCTTCTTCATAATATGGGCGTTAAATTAGATGAATTGCAAGATATATATGAAATATTAGATAAGGCTATAATAGATACTCCTTCTATATCTTTAAAGGAAGGTAATCTTATAAAAGAAGGATATAATGAAGAAGTTGATGAATTAAAATTAGCAAAAGCACATGGTAAGGATTGGATTGCTTCTCTTGAAAACAGTGAAAGAGAAATTACAGGTATTAAATCCTTAAAGGTTGGATACAACAAAGTTTTTGGATACTATATTGAGGTAACAAAGTCTAATTTAAGTTCTATTCCTGAAGGAAGGTACATAAGAAAACAAACTTTAGCTAATGCAGAAAGATATATAACTCCTAGTCTTAAAGAAATGGAAGATAAAATACTTGGAGCAGAAGAAAAGCTTATTAATTTGGAATATGACATTTTTATTGATGTAAGAGATAAAATAGAAAAGCAAGTAGATAGAATGCAAGAAACTGCAAAAATTATATCTGAAATAGACTGTTTAAGTTCTCTTGCTACTATAGCTTTAGAAAACAATTATTGCAAACCAGAAATCAGCAGTAAGGAAGATATTTATATTGAAGAGGGGAGACATCCTGTAGTAGAAAAGATGATATCTTCAGGAAGCTTTATATCAAATGATACTGTTATAAATACTTCTGACGAACAGCTTTTAATAATAACAGGTCCTAATATGGCAGGAAAATCTACTTATATGAGACAAGTAGCTTTAATTGTGCTTATGGCTCAAATAGGAAGCTTTGTCCCTGCTAAAAAGGCAGTAATATCTGTTTGTGATAAAATATTTACAAGAATAGGCGCTTCTGATGATTTAGCTGCTGGAAAAAGTACTTTTATGGTTGAAATGTGGGAAGTGTCAAATATATTAAAAAACGCTACTAATAAAAGCTTAATACTACTAGATGAAGTTGGAAGAGGAACTAGCACCTATGATGGTTTAAGTATAGCTTGGTCTGTAATAGAGTATATTTGCAAAAATAAAAAACTTAAGTGTAAAACATTATTTGCTACTCATTATCACGAACTTACTAAACTAGAGAGCATAATTAAAGGTGTAAAAAATTATTCAGTGTCTGTAAAAGAAATTGGCAGTGACATTGTATTTTTGAGAAAAATAGTACGTGGAGGAGCAGATCAATCTTATGGTATAGAAGTAGCAAAATTAGCAGGCCTTCCTGACAAGGTTATTGAAAGAGCAAAAGAAGTACTAAATTCTATTGAAAATGAGAAAAGTAATGATATAGATGTTAAGGAAATTTCAAACAATAATATTCAAGTAGGTAAAGAAGATATGTCACATTCACAAAAGGAATATATAAGTGTTGATAAAGATATGACATCTAAAAAAATAAAAAATAATAATTTTACACTTAAAGAAAATAAAAATGTACCTCTCCAAATGGGTTTTACTGATATAGGAAAGGATAATTTAATAAAAGAAATAAGTTCTCTTGATGTATTAAGCATGACACCTATGGATGGATTTAATAAGCTTTATGATATAATAAAAAGAGCAAAGGAACTTGATTAG
- the lexA gene encoding transcriptional repressor LexA — MPGRKSNKQMEIYEFIKEQIKEKGYPPSVREICAAVGLSSTSTVHGHLERLEKKGLIKRDATKPRTIEVIENSLNRKEMINVPIIGTITAGMPILAVENIEDTFPLPVDYVKSNKELFMLKVSGESMIDAGILNGDFCIIEKTNSAENGDIIAALIDNEATLKRFFKEKDYIRLQPENKTMNPIIVPDCQVLGKLVGLYRNY, encoded by the coding sequence ATGCCAGGACGCAAAAGCAATAAACAGATGGAAATTTATGAATTTATAAAAGAACAAATTAAAGAAAAAGGCTATCCACCTTCTGTAAGAGAAATATGTGCAGCTGTTGGATTAAGCTCTACATCTACAGTTCATGGTCACTTGGAAAGATTAGAAAAAAAAGGTCTTATAAAAAGAGATGCTACAAAACCTAGGACTATAGAAGTAATAGAAAATTCTTTGAACAGAAAAGAAATGATAAATGTTCCTATAATAGGAACTATTACTGCAGGTATGCCTATTTTAGCAGTAGAAAATATAGAAGACACCTTTCCTTTGCCTGTAGATTATGTAAAAAGCAATAAGGAGCTTTTTATGTTAAAGGTTAGTGGAGAAAGCATGATTGATGCAGGAATACTAAATGGTGATTTTTGTATAATTGAAAAGACTAATTCTGCTGAAAATGGCGATATAATTGCCGCATTAATAGATAATGAGGCTACGCTTAAGAGGTTTTTCAAAGAAAAAGACTATATAAGACTTCAACCTGAAAACAAAACTATGAATCCAATAATTGTACCTGATTGTCAGGTTCTAGGCAAACTAGTTGGACTTTATAGGAATTATTAA
- the hfq gene encoding RNA chaperone Hfq, producing MSKTVSNLQDIFLNGARKNKTAVTIHLTNGFQLKGNVKGFDSFTVVLDCDGKQMMIYKHAISTITPAKTILFNNIPFEENQTEK from the coding sequence ATGAGTAAAACAGTTAGCAACTTACAGGATATATTTTTAAATGGTGCCAGAAAAAATAAAACTGCAGTTACCATACATTTAACTAATGGCTTTCAACTTAAAGGCAATGTAAAAGGCTTTGATAGTTTTACTGTGGTTTTAGATTGCGATGGTAAGCAAATGATGATATACAAACACGCAATATCTACTATTACACCAGCTAAAACCATTTTATTTAATAATATTCCTTTTGAAGAAAACCAAACAGAAAAGTAA
- the mutL gene encoding DNA mismatch repair endonuclease MutL, whose protein sequence is MKRVNVLDLETSNKIAAGEVVERPFSVVKELVENSIDSGAKNIIVETIDGGQKSIKVLDDGEGIHSDDIEKVFMPHATSKIENIEDIYNINTMGFRGEALASIASVSNTILRSRSEEFDFGKEISISGGNVNYIKDAACNLGTTIEVNDLFFNVPARKKFLKSSSRESAYITDILNRLSLAHSDVSFKLINNGKKVLTTYGTGNLLDAIRCVYGKNICDNVLSFERHTDIMSIYGYIGNSEISRGSRNNESIFVNKRYIKNKLITAAVENAFKSFLMINKYPFFVLFLDIFPEYIDVNVHPTKSEIKFRDDREIFKITFDTVHTALRDSIKESFNIPVEEINKDLTDIVHKNKYEDSLPKDNLWKIENKKDLIQLPIDLNSKWQHSYEAPKPVENKNYIENNIKEHNSKNLELCKENSESLKIDGSYKNENREDNLEKEAKFPKLNIIGQFHNTYILAQYGDTLYLIDQHAAHEKILFEKYKNSIKQNDVIAQILITPVIIELYHEDFLYYTDNKETFSKAGFNIEIFGDNTISIREVPLILGKPDVKNLFIDILENLKNMGSGETWTIKYNAIARLACKAAIKANDNLSNLEMDALVEDLRFIDDPFNCPHGRPTIIKFTLNELEKKFKRVQ, encoded by the coding sequence TTGAAAAGAGTAAATGTATTGGATTTAGAAACATCTAATAAAATAGCCGCAGGGGAAGTAGTTGAAAGACCTTTTTCAGTAGTAAAAGAATTGGTTGAAAATAGTATAGATTCAGGAGCTAAAAATATAATTGTAGAAACCATAGATGGAGGACAAAAAAGTATAAAGGTTTTAGATGATGGAGAGGGAATACATTCGGATGATATAGAAAAAGTTTTTATGCCTCATGCTACAAGTAAAATAGAAAATATAGAGGATATCTATAACATAAATACTATGGGATTTAGAGGAGAAGCATTAGCTAGTATTGCTTCTGTATCAAATACTATTTTACGAAGTAGATCAGAAGAATTTGATTTTGGAAAAGAAATTTCAATAAGTGGAGGAAACGTAAATTATATTAAAGATGCAGCTTGTAATTTGGGAACTACTATAGAAGTTAATGATCTATTTTTTAATGTTCCTGCTAGAAAAAAGTTTTTAAAGTCCTCTAGTAGAGAATCTGCTTATATAACAGATATATTAAATAGGCTATCACTAGCTCACAGTGATGTTTCTTTTAAACTAATCAATAATGGAAAAAAAGTACTTACAACTTATGGAACAGGGAATTTATTAGATGCTATAAGATGTGTATATGGAAAAAACATATGTGATAATGTACTAAGCTTTGAAAGACATACAGACATAATGTCTATATATGGATATATCGGCAATTCTGAAATAAGCAGAGGAAGCAGAAACAATGAAAGTATATTCGTAAATAAGAGATACATTAAAAACAAACTAATAACAGCTGCAGTAGAAAATGCCTTTAAATCTTTTTTGATGATAAATAAGTATCCTTTTTTTGTATTGTTCCTAGACATATTTCCAGAATACATAGACGTAAATGTTCATCCTACTAAATCTGAGATAAAATTTAGAGATGATAGGGAAATTTTTAAAATTACGTTTGACACTGTTCATACAGCTTTAAGAGATAGCATTAAAGAATCCTTTAATATTCCTGTTGAAGAAATTAACAAGGATTTAACCGATATAGTTCATAAAAATAAATATGAAGATAGTTTGCCAAAGGATAATTTATGGAAAATAGAAAATAAAAAAGATTTAATACAGCTTCCTATTGACTTAAATTCAAAATGGCAGCATAGTTATGAAGCTCCAAAACCTGTTGAGAATAAAAATTATATTGAAAATAATATAAAAGAACACAATAGTAAAAATTTGGAATTATGTAAAGAAAATAGTGAATCATTAAAAATAGATGGTAGTTATAAAAATGAAAATAGAGAAGATAATCTTGAAAAGGAAGCTAAGTTTCCTAAATTGAATATAATAGGCCAATTTCATAATACATATATATTAGCTCAATATGGAGATACTCTTTATCTTATAGATCAACATGCTGCTCATGAAAAAATACTATTTGAAAAATATAAAAATAGTATTAAGCAAAATGATGTTATAGCTCAAATTTTAATAACTCCTGTAATTATTGAATTATATCATGAAGATTTCTTATATTATACAGATAATAAAGAAACTTTTTCTAAAGCAGGTTTTAATATAGAGATTTTTGGCGATAATACAATAAGTATAAGGGAAGTACCATTAATATTAGGAAAACCTGATGTAAAAAATTTATTTATAGACATATTAGAGAACCTTAAAAACATGGGGTCTGGTGAAACTTGGACGATAAAGTATAATGCCATAGCTAGGCTGGCATGTAAGGCTGCAATTAAAGCTAATGATAATTTATCCAACTTAGAAATGGATGCTTTAGTAGAAGATTTAAGATTTATAGATGATCCATTTAATTGTCCCCACGGGAGACCTACTATAATAAAATTTACATTAAATGAGTTAGAAAAGAAATTTAAAAGAGTTCAATAA